Part of the Variovorax sp. PAMC 28711 genome is shown below.
AGCTTCGGCGTCGGCGCAGACATCAACGACCCACGTGTCGTTCGCAAATACGAATCGGGGGCGGCGGCTGGTGTCGACGGCCAACGACTACGCGCGCTTCCTGCAGATGCTGCTGAACGGCGGCGCCTCGACGGAAAGCGCTACCTCGGCCCGCGCACGCTGGCGCTGATGACGTCCGACCATTCGAACGCCGGTGCCGGCATCACGCCCGGCCCGCTGTACCTGCCGGGCGCGGCTACGTTTCGGGCTCGGGTTCGCGGTGCGCCGCACCGACGGCGAGGCGCCCTACCCCTCGGCGGCCGGCGAATACAACTGGGGCGGCGCAGGCGGCACCTACATGTGGGTCGATCCGAAGAACGACATGTTCGTCGTGCTGATGCTGCAGTCGCCCAAGTACCGCGTGCATTACCGGACCCTCACGCGCAACATGGTTTACGCCGCGTTTGAAGTAGCCCCGCGGTCGCAGGTGGATGGTCGATGGGTAAATTGAACGGCTGAACCCGTCTGTCATGAGCCCACACGTCATCATTCCTGTTACCGAGATCGGTCGCGCGCGCAGCGTCGCCACGCCGCTGGGCGACGTGCCCGCCACCGGCCTGCTGCGCGACCAGCTCGGCAGGCCGCTGACCGACCTGCGCATCAGCGTCACCGACCGCTGCAACTTCCGCTGCAGCTACTGCATGCCGAAGGACGTGTTCAACAAGGACTACGACTACCTGCCGCACAGCGCGCTGTTGAGTTTCGAGGAGATCACGCGTCTGGCGCGGCTCTTCACGCAGCACGGCACGCGCAAGATCCGACTGACCGGCGGCGAGCCGCTGCTGCGCAAAAACATCGAACTGCTCATAGAGCAGCTGGCGCAGATCCGCACGCCCGACGGCGCGCCGCTCGACCTCACGCTCACGACCAACGGCTCGCTGCTCAAGCGCAAGGCCGCGGCGCTCAAGGCCGCGGGCCTGAACCGCGTGACGGTGAGCCTCGACGGCCTCGACGACGCCGTGTTCCGCGCGATGAACGACGTCGACTTTCCGGTGGCCGACGTGCTCGCCGGGATCGAGGCCGCGCACGCGGCAGGGCTCGGCCCGATCAAAATCAACATGGTGGTCAAGCGCGGTACCAACGACCAGGAAATCCTGCCGATGGCGCGGCATTTCCGGAACACCGGCGTGGTGCTTCGCTTCATCGAATACATGGATGTCGGCGCCACCAACGGCTGGCGCATGGACGAGGTGATGCCGTCGTCGGACGTCGTCGCGCGCATCGCCGCCGAGTTTGCGCTCGCACCGCTGCAGGCCAGCGCGCCGGGCGAGACCGCGCAGCGCTGGGCGTACGCCGATGGTGGCGGTGAAATCGGCGTCATCAGCAGCGTGACGCAAGCCTTTTGCCAGGACTGCAGCCGCGCACGTCTCTCGACCGAAGGCCAGCTCTACCTGTGCCTCTTCGCGCACCGCGGGCACGACCTCAAACCACTGCTGCGCGGCAACGCGAGCGACCAGCAGATCCTCTCCAGCATCGGTCACATCTGGCAGGGCCGCGCCGATCGCTACTCCGAACTTCGCGCTCTGCGCGGACCCGATACGGCACTGCCGGCCGATTCGCCACGCCGTGTCGAGATGAGCTACATCGGCGGATGACGCCCATCGATCCGCGCCACGACATCACCGGCCTGGTGCTGGCCGGCGGCCGCGGAACCCGCATGGGCGGCCTCGACAAGGGGCTGCAATATTTCGAGGGCGAGCCGCTCGCGCTGCGCGCGCTGCAGCGTCTCGCGCCGCAGATCTGGACCACGCTGCTGAGCGCCAACCGCAACACGCTCACCTACGAGTTTTTCGGAGCGCCGGTCGTCTCCGACAACGTATCGGACTACCCGGGCCCGCTGGCCGGCTTCCTCGTCGGCCTCGCGCATTGCAGGACACCCTGTCTGCTCACCGTGCCTTGCGACGCCCCGCGCTTTCCGCTCGATCTCGCCCGGCGCCTGACCGACGCGCTCAACGCCGACGACGCTGACATCGCGATGGTCAGCGCGCCCGAAGTCCAACCGGGAGGTCACGTCGTGCTGCGACCGCAACCTGTGTTCTGCCTTTTGCGCAACACGCTGCGCGACAGCCTCGATCAGTTCGTGCACGGAGGCGGTCGCAAGGTGTCGGCATGGACCGCGATGCACCGCACGGTGCAGGTGCCCTTCGATCGTCCGGGCGACGCACCCGATGCCTTCTTCAACGTCAACACGCTGGCCGAACTGCAGGCGCTGGAACGCAGATGAGCCGGGTGAACGACCTGACTGCGGCACTCGGCCAGCACCACCCGGAAGCCATGCGGGTCGATGAGGTGCATGCTTTCCTCTCGCAGCTCGTCGCGCCACTGGTGCTGACTCAAAGCCAGAGCATCCCGCTGCGCGAAGCGCTCGGGCGCGTGCTCGCAGACGACATCGTTTCGCCGGTGAGCGTGCCGCCGCACGACAACTCGGCGATGGACGGATACGCCTTCGACGGCGCGTTGCTGCCAGCCGATGCCGGTGCCGCGCTGAGCCTGCCGATCGTCGGGAAGGCGCTGGCCGGCAGCTGCTGGCGCGCCGGCGACGCACCGGCCGGTGCGGTGCGCATCATGACCGGCGCGATGATGCCGCCCGGCCTTGACACCGTCGTGCCGCAGGAGTTGTGCGTGGTCGACGGCGACCGCGTGGGTTTCCCGGTGGCGGCTTTGCGCCGCGGCGCCAACCGCCGGCGTGCCGGCGAAGACCTGATGCAGGGACGACCGGCCCTGCGACGCGGCGAACGCCTGTCGCCGGCGGCCCTCGGCATGGTCGCGAGCCTCGGACTGCCGATGGTGTCGGCGCTGCGTCGGCTGCGCGTGGCGTGCTTTTCGACGGGTGACGAAATCCTGAGCCTGG
Proteins encoded:
- the moaA gene encoding GTP 3',8-cyclase MoaA, whose amino-acid sequence is MSPHVIIPVTEIGRARSVATPLGDVPATGLLRDQLGRPLTDLRISVTDRCNFRCSYCMPKDVFNKDYDYLPHSALLSFEEITRLARLFTQHGTRKIRLTGGEPLLRKNIELLIEQLAQIRTPDGAPLDLTLTTNGSLLKRKAAALKAAGLNRVTVSLDGLDDAVFRAMNDVDFPVADVLAGIEAAHAAGLGPIKINMVVKRGTNDQEILPMARHFRNTGVVLRFIEYMDVGATNGWRMDEVMPSSDVVARIAAEFALAPLQASAPGETAQRWAYADGGGEIGVISSVTQAFCQDCSRARLSTEGQLYLCLFAHRGHDLKPLLRGNASDQQILSSIGHIWQGRADRYSELRALRGPDTALPADSPRRVEMSYIGG
- the mobA gene encoding molybdenum cofactor guanylyltransferase MobA translates to MTPIDPRHDITGLVLAGGRGTRMGGLDKGLQYFEGEPLALRALQRLAPQIWTTLLSANRNTLTYEFFGAPVVSDNVSDYPGPLAGFLVGLAHCRTPCLLTVPCDAPRFPLDLARRLTDALNADDADIAMVSAPEVQPGGHVVLRPQPVFCLLRNTLRDSLDQFVHGGGRKVSAWTAMHRTVQVPFDRPGDAPDAFFNVNTLAELQALERR